In Novosphingobium sp. MMS21-SN21R, a single genomic region encodes these proteins:
- a CDS encoding TIGR02281 family clan AA aspartic protease yields MFFNVLAFILSLGEPGNAGAGEVADSASRMAASPVVAAEADPAWVFASAALVPLVRQGMPAVSLPEFAVNLHPRRRSRVRHARLDLTRLKADLQQSLAAVRELGPARSEPAAVPVSARGFVRLGGGDGADTLWREEDGLFYVSARINGAVVRLIVDTGASYTVLSAEDARRVGVDPGQITFGDSADTAAGASPMARIVLANLEIGQNMAAGVPAMVASGPLRTSLLGQNVLSRLGSVTIEGDRMTLR; encoded by the coding sequence ATGTTTTTCAATGTTCTGGCCTTCATCCTATCGCTTGGCGAACCGGGCAATGCCGGGGCTGGCGAGGTTGCGGACAGCGCTTCCCGAATGGCAGCTTCGCCTGTCGTCGCCGCCGAAGCTGATCCGGCGTGGGTCTTTGCCAGCGCCGCTTTGGTACCGCTTGTCCGGCAAGGCATGCCAGCGGTTTCGCTCCCTGAGTTCGCTGTCAATCTGCACCCACGACGCCGGTCCCGGGTAAGGCACGCCCGTCTGGACCTGACGCGACTGAAAGCGGACTTGCAGCAGTCTCTTGCCGCTGTTCGGGAATTAGGGCCTGCGCGATCTGAACCGGCTGCTGTTCCGGTCAGCGCGCGGGGCTTCGTCCGGCTTGGCGGCGGCGATGGCGCGGACACGCTGTGGCGCGAGGAGGACGGCCTCTTCTACGTCTCGGCGCGGATAAACGGCGCAGTCGTGCGTCTGATCGTCGATACCGGAGCTTCGTATACTGTGCTCTCGGCGGAAGACGCGCGCCGGGTCGGAGTGGACCCCGGCCAGATCACCTTTGGCGACAGCGCGGACACGGCAGCAGGCGCTTCGCCGATGGCCCGGATCGTGCTGGCAAACCTTGAGATCGGTCAGAACATGGCGGCAGGCGTGCCGGCAATGGTGGCGAGCGGCCCTCTGCGAACGTCACTGCTCGGACAGAACGTGCTTTCACGCCTCGGATCGGTCACGATCGAGGGCGACCGGATGACATTGCGATAA